Within the Erigeron canadensis isolate Cc75 chromosome 6, C_canadensis_v1, whole genome shotgun sequence genome, the region TGATTTTTATTCGATAAACATGAAATTAATCAAATGCAGTTGggctttttgttattttgtttgttagagttcaatttgtcattttattgtattttttctTTCAGTTTTACGAACAGGTGCCGTAAATGCAGCGTCGGGGTCTGCGTACGCTGAATTCGGAAATACTAAAGTCATAGTCTCTATGTAAGTTCCACCtttttattgttgatgattCGATATATATTACTTGTTTTGCAAAGATGAGTACTTTATTGCTCTTTTGTGCCAACGTTATGCGTCCTGCCCATTTGACGAATAAGAAGTTTTGATTATGTGTAATTGCATACCTTCTGACATCTTTAAGAATTTGAGGATAATCTTTAGAACTTTTGTTACAAATGTTGCTGATGATCGTATAATTGCATATTTTGTTGATCAACCGTATTCGAAATGTGTTTGACTGCATCAATCTAGACCGTTTTTAATTTGCTTCGGTATTTTTGAGTCAGATTTGGGCCAAGGGAAAGTAAGAAAGCAATGATGTACAGTGATACTGGTCGATTGAATTGTAATGTTAGTTATACAACTTTTGCCACTCCAGTAAGGGGGCAGGTATGTCTATAGAACTTAGATTAGTATAACTTTTATTGTATTCCTACTTTCTGTATCATTTTTTCTGCGTTCCTTATTTCCATTCTATTTTTTATTGCACGGCATAGGCATCGGAAAACAAAGAATTATCTTCACAGTTGCATAAGTCTTTGGAGGGTGCCATCATTCTAGATACATTTCCAAAAACAACCGTGGATGTATTTGCATTAGTGTTGGAGTCTGGCggttgtaagtttataaaatacttttatttataccCATACTGTTAAAATATGGATCAAATGAAAAGATAAAGGTTTGAAAAATACCCTTCTTTTTATCTATGTATGTCTTCAAGACTATGTGAATTGGGTTTTCCCTTGTCAAAGGAATCTGTTATTAGGCTAACAAATGCTTCATATTACCACTGTTTACACTTGATGCTGAGCATTTGCAAATGATTGGTGCAGGTGATCTTCCTGTAGTAATCTCATGTGCCAGTCTTGCATTGGCGGATGCAGGGATTATGATGTATGATTTGGTTGCTGCTGTTTCTGTGGTATGTACACAAGCTTACGTGCTTATTTTACTCTTCGGTGGCTCATATTTGCATCAGGATGTATAAAGCAGTTAATAGACGTAGGATGTTGTATCAAACTAGTCAAGAATTCcttgtttttcttatttgacTACCGTATCAGATAAACAAGATGTGAATTTTTAGTATTGTTGCATGTCATTGTTAGGACTTCAGCTTAGTGGCTAAGatattgaaatttgatgattttGGATTTTGATGTCTTTTATTTGCCGCCTGCCCTTTTTATGTTAATTGGGTAAATTTGAAAGTTAGTCTGTAACGAACTTACGCTTCATTTCTGACATCTTTTTTTCTTGCGTAGTCTTGCCTAGGGAAAAATCTCGTGATTGATCCAGtttcagaagaagaaaactATCAAGATGGCAGTCTTATGATTACATGTTTGCCATCTCGTAATGAGGTTACTCAGCTGACGATAACCGGAGAATGGTCTACCCCAAAGATTCATGAGGTATGTTTCATTCATTAAACAGGCAGTTGTATGCACACATCATATTTCTGGGGTGATGTTAAGTGATATTTAGTATAACTGGTGAAAGTTTCTACCTTTGATGATCAACAGGCAATGGAGCTATGTCTTGACGCCTGTTCAAAGTTAGGGAAGATCATGAGATCGTGTTTGAAAGAGTCTACATCCACCTCATAAGAATAGCTTCAGTTGTGCATGTTTGCTCCCCACTTAATTTTTTCCTCCTTACAAGATATACATAATAGGCATTTTAGTTTTGAGTATCTTGTTTTGCACTGTCCAAATTTTGAACGTGTGAAAATATTCTCTTTTGTTGCCGGCCTAAATTTACTTCTTTATAtctatgtttcttttttaggaGTTCAAATatcagttttttattttattatcaat harbors:
- the LOC122603943 gene encoding exosome complex component RRP41-like, encoding MAAKGGGAPPTYSPSPSSFKKSRPSIFTDVDWVRPDGRDFHQCRPAFLRTGAVNAASGSAYAEFGNTKVIVSIFGPRESKKAMMYSDTGRLNCNVSYTTFATPVRGQASENKELSSQLHKSLEGAIILDTFPKTTVDVFALVLESGGCDLPVVISCASLALADAGIMMYDLVAAVSVSCLGKNLVIDPVSEEENYQDGSLMITCLPSRNEVTQLTITGEWSTPKIHEAMELCLDACSKLGKIMRSCLKESTSTS